A single Rhopalosiphum padi isolate XX-2018 chromosome 4, ASM2088224v1, whole genome shotgun sequence DNA region contains:
- the LOC132929416 gene encoding myrosinase 1-like, with protein MANDIANPDSFVSTKQFPDDFLLGTATVAYQVEGAWNEDKAETIWDHYFHSNEANKKFRYFLDLPESVIEKHIQKGVKPRLADLYKGMGVYEFPSSAIEDGTDFHFNGDVAADTYHKTDVDVKLLKELGVQVYRFSISPARIIPKIHDHSLGIAGIAYYNNLIDKLIENGITPMATLYSYDMIEACNTIGGMASWTTFAIFPIYSRVCFENFGDRVKYWTTTADINLSIEGCGSEHFAPGYQEPIFSGISDYLALHNIIHGHALVYKLYNDEFKEKQKGQISIAIDGVWFNPKDPNNPEHQKAAETARMSTFGLIAHILSTGQYPEEFLEAIAKNTKKEKIRLDRVKQFTEYEQKLIKGSFDFIVFNYYNSVKVRPMTDEEFAAELNLKKRDRGYFMDLHSTTQTEVFEGFLNCLKWINEKMNNPKIFIGENGFPEEDGIDESEKKIAYHTGILNKLLEALDENINVFGYCVWSFIDTLEFTFGYWKRFGIYAVDFNDESRPRTKKNSFSFFEQLFKTKKLQEKHVE; from the exons ATGGCAAATGATATAGCAAAcc ctgACAGTTTCGTTTCAACAAAGCAATTTCCTGACGATTTTCTCCTAGGAACGGCGACTGTTGCTTACCAAGTAGAAGGTGCTTGGAATGAAG ATAAGGCGGAAACCATCTGGGATCATTATTTCCATTCCAATGAAGCAAACAAGAAGTTCAGATACTTTTTAGACTTACCGGAATCAGTAATCGAAAAACACATACAGAAGGGTGTCAAACCTAGATTAGCTGATTTATATAAGGGAATGGGAGTATATGAATTTCCATCATCTGCTATTGAAGATGGTACAGATTTTCATTTCAACGGAGATGTAGCAGCGGATACGTACCACAAAACAGATGTAGATGTCAAACTTCTCAAGGAATTGGGT GTTCAAGTTTATCGATTTTCAATAAGTCCAGCTAGAATTATTCCAAAAATTCATGATCATTCACTGGGAATAGCCGGAatagcttattataataatctaattgacaaattaattgaaaatggaATCACACCAATG gcaacCTTGTACAGCTATGATATGATAGAAGCTTGCAATACAATTGGAGGAATGGCAAGTTGGACTACTTTTGcaatttttccaatttattCAAGAGTTTGTTTCGAGAACTTCGGAGACAGA GTAAAATATTGGACAACAACTGCAGACATAAATCTTTCGATTGAAGGATGTGGTTCTGAGCATTTTGCTCCTGGTTACCAAGAACCAATATTTAGTGGAATTTCTGATTATCTAgcattacataacattattcaTGGGCATGCATTGgtttataaactatacaatgatgaatttaaagaaaaacaaaaag GACAAATAAGTATAGCCATAGATGGTGTTTGGTTCAACCCCAAAGACCCAAATAATCCAGAACATCAAAAAGCTGCTGAAACTGCAAGAATGTCTACA TTTGGTTTAATAGCACATATATTATCTACTGGACAGTATCCAGAAGAATTTTTAGAGGCAATTGCTAAGAAtaccaaaaaagaaaaaatacgacTCGACCGAGTTAAACAGTTTACAGAATATGAACAGAAATTAATTAAAG gttcattcgattttattgtattcaacTATTATAACAGCGTAAAAGTGCGACCAATGACCGATGAAGAATTTGCTGCTGAACTTAATCTTAAAAAAAGAGATCGAGGATATTTTATGGACCTTCATAGTACTACACAAActgaa GTTTTCGAAGGATTTTTAAATTGCCTGAAATGGATTAATGAGAAAATgaataatccaaaaatatttatcggtGAGAACGGATTTCCTGAGGAAGATGGTATCGatgaaagtgaaaaaaaaatagcttatcATACT ggcattttaaataaattactagaaGCATTGGATGAAAACATAAATGTGTTTGGATACTGTGTTTGGTCGTTTATAGATACACTGGAATTCACATTTGGCTATTG gAAGAGATTTGGAATTTATGCCGTAGACTTTAATGACGAATCAAGACCACGTACAAAgaaaaacagtttttcattttttgaacaaTTGTTCAAAACGAAGAAATTGCAAGAAAAACATGTAGaatga
- the LOC132929414 gene encoding myrosinase 1-like, translated as MANEEANPDSFVSTKQFPDNFLLGTGTAAFQVEGAWNEDKPESIWDHYFHSNEANKKFRYFLDLPESVIEKHIQKGVKPRLADLYKGMGVYEFPSSAIEDGTDFHFNGDVAADTYHKTDEDVKLLKELGVQVYRFSISPPRIVPDVHDHKLGKAGIAYYNNLIDKLIENGITPMVSLYNYDVGTSFNEIGGITNWCTYAYYSPYARVCFEHFGDRVKHWTTFPDIHLSAEGFGSEHFAPGFQETIFSGFTEYNVLHYFIKAHALAYKLYNEEFKEKQGGQISLAIDGAWFYPKDPNNPEHQKAAETAKMSTFGLIAHVLSTGQYPEEYLENVARTNKQENIRVDRVQQFTKKEQKLIKGSFDFIVLNYYNSVKVRPMTDEEFAAEPNLKRRDRGYIMDLHSTTQSEVFEGFLNCLKWVNEKMNNPKIFIGENGFPEEDGIDESEKKVEYHTGILNKLLEALDENINVFGYCVWSFIDTLEFTFGYWKRFGIYAVDFNDEARPRTKKNSFSFFEQLFKTKKLQEKHVE; from the exons ATGGCAAATGAAGAAGCAAAtc ctgaCAGTTTCGTATCAACAAAGCAATTTCCTGACAATTTTCTCCTAGGTACAGGGACTGCAGCTTTCCAAGTAGAAGGAGCTTGGAATGAAG aTAAGCCAGAATCAATCTGGGACCATTATTTCCATTCCAATGAAGCAAACAAGAAGTTCAGATACTTTTTAGACTTACCGGAATCAGTAATCGAAAAACACATACAGAAGGGTGTCAAACCTAGATTAGCTGATTTATATAAGGGAATGGGAGTATATGAATTTCCATCATCTGCTATTGAAGATGGTACAGATTTTCATTTCAACGGAGATGTAGCAGCGGATACGTACCACAAAACAGATGAAGATGTCAAACTTCTTAAAGAACTGGGT GTTCAAGTTTACCGATTTTCAATAAGTCCGCCAAGGATAGTTCCTGATGTCCATGATCATAAACTGGGAAAAGCCGGAatagcttattataataatctaattgaCAAATTAATCGAAAATGGAATCACACCAATg GTATCGTTATACAACTATGATGTAGGAACATCTTTCAATGAAATTGGAGGAATAACAAATTGGTGTACTTATGCATATTACTCACCCTATGCGAGGGTCTGTTTCGAGCATTTCGGAGATAGA GTAAAACATTGGACAACGTTTCCGGACATACATTTATCGGCTGAAGGATTTGGTTCTGAGCATTTTGCTCCGGGTTTCCAAGAAACAATATTTAGTGGATTTACAGAATATAATGTACTACACTACTTTATTAAAGCGCATGCATtggcatataaattatacaatgaagAATTCAAAGAAAAACAAggag GACAAATAAGTTTAGCCATAGATGGAGCTTGGTTCTATCCCAAAGACCCAAATAATCCAGAACATCAAAAAGCTGCTGAAACCGCAAAAATGTcaaca TTCGGATTAATAGCACATGTATTATCTACTGGACAGTACCCAGAAGAATATTTAGAGAATGTTGCTAGAACTAACAAACAAGAAAATATACGAGTCGACCGAGTTCAACAATTTACcaaaaaagaacaaaaattaattaaag GATCATTCGATTTTATTGtacttaactattataatagtgtaaaagTACGACCAATGACCGATGAAGAATTTGCTGCTGAACCTAATCTCAAAAGAAGAGATCGAGGATATATCATGGACTTACATAGTACTACACAATctgaa GTTTTCGAAGGATTTTTAAATTGCTTGAAATGGGTTAATGAGAAAATgaataatccaaaaatatttatcggtGAGAACGGATTTCCTGAGGAAGATGGCATTGATGAAAGTGAAAAAAAAGTAGAATACCATACT ggcattttaaataaattactagaaGCATTGGATGAAAACATAAATGTGTTTGGATACTGTGTTTGGTCGTTTATAGATACACTGGAATTCACATTTGGCTATTG gAAGAGATTTGGAATTTATGCCGTAGACTTTAATGACGAAGCAAGACCACGTACAAAgaaaaacagtttttcattttttgaacaaTTGTTCAAAACGAAGAAATTGCAAGAAAAACATGTAGaatga